GGCAAGTTGCTTCATCTCCCCGAGCCTCAgcgtcctcatctgtaagatgggaataGTGATCCCTTTCTCTGAGGCCTCCTGCTCATTGGTGTTTCCATGGTGCCCCCGGAAACAAGAAAGTACTCCATAACCTGTaaagctttgccaacaaaggtccgtctagtcaaagccacggtttttccagtggtcatgtgtggatgtgagaggtggactgtaaagaaagctgagcgccgaagaattgatgcttttgaactgtggtcttggagaagactcttgagagtcctttggactgcaaggagatccaaccagtccatcctaaaggaaatcagtcctgactattcattggaaggactgatgctgaagctgaagcttcaaaactttggccacctgatgcaaagagccagctcactagaaaaaaccctgatgctgggcaagattgaaggcaggagaaggggacaacagaggacaagatggttggatggcatcaccgactctatggacatgagtttgaatgaactctgggagttggtgatggacagggaggcctgacgtgctgcagtccatggggtcacaaagagttggacacaactgagcgactgaactgaactgaacctgtaaaGCACAGGCCTGGGTGAGGGGTGGCTGTTTAACCTTAGTCCTCCTGGGACCCCAAGGATATGGAGCACCGATGGTGGGAGGACTGGGAGCCCTTGCTCACCCTCTGCTCTGTCCCCAGCTCAGTCTCCACCTACCCCCAAGAGTCACTGGATACTCCTGGAGCCTGGCCTTCTGCACGTCAAGGGACGGCTTCAGTCTGCAGAGCCTGTACAGGCAGATGAAGGGCCACAGTGGGCCAGTGCTGCTGGTGCTGAGAGACCAGGACGGGCAGGTGAGCCATGCTGGGGCGCTGCGGGGAGAACTGCCACTAAGGGCTGATGGTTCCCCCGGGGCCTCTCCGacccccagctctgccccagaCTCCCCAGCCTGGAAGGGATCTCCAGCTCCCTTCCGGCTGCAAGCTACAGACTCTTCCTTCCAGATGTTTGGGGCCTTCTCCTCCTCGGCCCTTCGACTCAGCAAAGGCTTCTATGGTACTGGCGAgaccttcctcttctccttctctccaCAGCTGAAGgtgatgctcttttttttttaatcaataatttttatttatttatgacagcactgggtcttcattgctatgtgcaggctttctctagtggtggctAGCAGGGGACTCTCCAGTCGCGGTGCctaggtttctcattgtggtggcttctcttgttttggagcacaggctctagggcgggcaggctcagtagttgtggctcatgggcttagctgcccagtGGCaggggggatcttagttccccgactagggatagaactcatgtctGCTGTACTGTggggaggattcttaaccaccagaccaccaggaagtcccagggcCGGTTCCTTTGTTGTGTGCTTTCCTCTAGCAACATTCAGCTCGTCAGGTTCAAGCACAGACAGCATGGATGGGAGGGTCCAACCATGACTGGGGTTTTGCCAAGCTGATCTCCTGACTTTCTCCCAGAAAGTTGGCTCCTCCTGACATCTTCCCTGGCAAAGTGAATAGCACCTCAGTCTTTACTGCCATTGAGACCAACGATTTTGGAGCCCTTCTTCGTTTCTCTCACACCCTACATCTGATGGCTGTCAGCGAATCCTGATggctcctccttctctttctatcTCTACCCAGAATCTACCGCTTCTCACAATGTCCTTTGCTGTCACCCTGGTTCAAGCCACCATCATTACTTGCCTGTGTCCCTGCTATAGCCTCCTAATGCTTCCACCTTCAGTCATCACAGTACCTGGAGTGAGCCTTTTAAAAGCTaagtcaaggacttccctggtggcccagtggctaagactctgagctcccactgcagggggcccaggttcaattcttggtcagggaactagatcccacatgccacaactgaagatcctgtgtgatACAACTCAGACTTGGCACagccacagccaaataaatatttaaaataaatgaagtcagAACATATCACTCCTTGGCTCCAAGCTACCAACGGCTTCTTTTCTCCCTCAGAGAAAAGCCGAAGTACTTTTTcagaatatgtttttatttatttatttggccgcatcaggtcttagttgcgacacgtgtgatctttcactgtggtgcacaggcttctctgtagttgcgacacaggctcaggagttgtggcagttgctctgaggcatgtgggatcttagctccccgaccagggactgaactcacatcccctACATCGGCAGTCAGATTGTTAACCTCTGGACCAGCAGACAAATCCCCAGTCTTAAAAATAACCTACGAGTCTCTACGTCTTCTGGACTCTCTCTGACGTCATTTCTTGCTACTTTCCCTCTCCCTACACTGATCTCGGAGGTGGTTCTTAAACAAGCAAGACTgttcctacctcagggcctttaaaCATGCTGTTCTCCCTAAGGTTCCCTCCACAGGATGTCCGTGTGAGTCAGTTCTCACTTCCTTCAGGACTCTGCTCAGATGTCACCCTCTCAGCAGGACCCTCCCTGCTGTTTACATTTATAGCACTCCAGCCGCTGGAAACTCTTATTGCCCTTCTCTACTTCTTTCTCCTAAGCATTTGTcactatttattttacttatttacctgcctcctgccacTAGAGTGGGAGTCCTAGGAGGCAGGAATTTTTGTCTGTTACATCACTGGTCTATCCAGTACCTAAAACAGTGCCTTTTgctaaatgtaaaaacaaaacaacaaaaaaaacaaactcttgaatggaatgattttttcttttttttaggcaACTGCTATAGTCTTCCCAGGCTATTATTATGAAATCTCATCTTTTCAAAAAACTGGTTAATTTTTGCCTGTGTCTTTGGTCTTCTGGCATCTGCATTCTTCATGAATTCCCACCAGTTCCTTGACCCTTATTCCAAGAAgcatcatcttaatttttttctgtagcaATGTTTATCTTCCTCCTTCAAGTCTGAAGGTCATGTTCCTTGAGGAAAGTATAGGAGGAGTTGAATAGTTCTGTCTTTTTGTGGTCACTTGTTCATATTATCTCTTCTGAGCCCAGGGCTTATCTTCGACTAGTCTTGTTTTCTTGCTAAAAACCTTTTGGTTGCTCAGAGCATTTTTTGCAACTAATCACAGGCAATCATAGGCTATACTTTTGCAGCcctttaaaaacctttttatcAGCTAAACTGACTTAAAAACAACTGTGCTCTATTTCTTTCGGCTGCGCTCGGTCCGCGCTGCTGCGCTCAGGCTTCCCCAGCTGCAGCGAGCGGGGCCTGCCCTCTAGCTGTGCTTGAGCTGCCGTGCTCGGGTTCTCACTGCAGGGATctctcttgctgctgagcacaggctctagtggaggcttcagtagttgtggtgtgtgggcttgattgctctgtggcacgtgagATCTTGCTGTACCAGGGATCGAATGtttcccctgtgttggcaggtggatccttaactattggaccaccagggaagtcctaaattgACTCATGAATAATTTGTTCCCTTAACATCTACACCATGTCTCAGGAATACTGCCAGCATCGGGACAGCCTTCATGGAACTTACATGTTAGCAGGGCAGATTGTCACTGAACAGGGCCAGGAAGCAAGGGCTACTTTAAATTTCTCTGGGATGACATTTCGACTGAAAGCTAAGAAGTGAGCCTTCTGAGGATCTGGGGGAAGAGCATTCTGGGCAGAGGGGTCAGCAAGACCCTGGAGCAGCAATAGCTTCAGGTGTCCCAGGACAGAAGGGCCAGGGTAGATGAAGTGCAGGCGGTAAAGGGGGATAGAGGTTGGAGAGAAAATCAGGGCAGAGCACGCTGGGCTTTTGGCTGTTGTTAGATGCTGGATTTTATTCCCATTGTCTGGGCCACTGGAGAGCTTTAGCAGAGGAGGGCTAATAtccaatttgatttttaaaaataattattttttgccTTGCTCACTCTTTGtcgctgcacgcaggctttctctgcttgcagtgagcaggggctacttgctagttggggtgcacaggcttctcttgttggggaacaCTGGCTCCAGGTGCTTAGCTGCCCACAGCAAGTGGGAttttcccggatcagggattgaacccatgtcccctgcactggcaggtggattctataccactgaaccaccaggggaatccCTGATTTAATTTTGAATAGCTCACTGAGAGAGCACACATGGGCTTctgggcaggagacagaggaagcagagacccATTAGGAGGCTGTGATCCGGGAAGGAGTGATGCAGGGACAGAATTGGTGGTAGTCAGGGTGTCTCTCTGGGGTGGGGCTCGAAACACTTGTCGGGTGTGAAATAGCACCAAAGGTGTGCAGGCTTAGTGTTAACTCCAGTGAGAGGAGGAAACAATTAATGGTAGAATCAGGGCCTGGCTCCTGATGAGGActtttcccctcctctctccagcTTCGGAAGCAGGAAGCCTCAGAGGGTTCTGGTCTATTTCTAGAACAGAAGGGCTTTGGGGCTGTGGGAATTCAGACAGGAGGGCAAGAGGAGGTGAACTCCAGGGAGACAGAGAAACTGCAAGAGTTGGGAGCCTAGAGTAGTTCCCGTGCCTTAGTAGGGGCGTGGAGGTTGTTTCCTTCACCACACTGCCACCCAGTGGTCCAGAGTAAAACTGCATGAGCAGGACTCTGCCAATAACGGGGTTTCTTATCACAGGTCTTCAAGTGGACAGGAAGCAACTCTTTCTTTGTGAAAGGCGACTTGGATTCTCTGATGATGGGCTGTGGCAGGTGCGTGTCCTAGTCTTCCCCAGTCTTGAGTCTCGAGGTGGTCTGTACTCTGGTCCTTTCCCCTCTCTGGAAATGCTGAGTTAGGCTACCCCAGACAAAATGGGGGAGGCTGCTGGTTAACCTTCAAGAATCTCCTCTTGATAGGTATTGTGGCACTGCCTGCCCCCCCCAGCCAACCCCCTAAACTCCGCTCTAAGTCGATACTGAGAGGAGAGGATGGCATGAAGTATCCCCCAAAGTGTTTAGTTGGTGacagcatgtgtatgtgtgtgtgtgtgtgcatgcgtgcgtatgtttgtgtgtgttgggggtgggaagTGGAGTGTGTTTCACAAGGTCAGTCTTGTCTCTGGTGTGACCTGAATATTCAGGCAGTCAGCCTTATCCTGAGGGCACAGATGACAGCACTGCTTGATTAGCTTCGCTCTCCCAGCTGTCTGAATAGCCTCCAGAGATGGACTGACACAGACCCCACCAGCCGCTGCCAATCCGCAGTAATCCACTTCCCAGCTCCAGCCTAGGTTTGCTAGGGGGACTAGAATGGACGCCCTGGTCTGACGTGTTCTGGGCTTGAAGTCCAAGCTTATGAGAGTCCGTCCTTTGGTTAAGGCATTGCCATCTTAATGTTCTGAAGGTTCTAAAACTGGTCTGTGGTGATGGTTGCTCCACTGTATATGTTTATCAAAATCAttgaactgttaaaaaaaaaaagcttgaaacCCCATGGAGGACAATGTGTGAGTCCTTAACAATTTGGGACAAACTGGTTTCAGAGATGAGACTAAGGCAGAGCAGTCATGGTGTGGCCAAGGGCTGCTGGGGCAGGTCTGAAGGGTGCTGGAGGGAGCTGTGCCAAGACTCTCCTCTCTTTAGTGGCCACTTTGGGCTGTGGTTGGATGGAGACTTGTATCGTGGGGGGAGCCACCCCTGTGCGACCTTCAACAATGAGGTGCTGGCCCGGCAGGAGCAGTTCTGCATCAACGAGCTGGAGGCCTGGGTCCTGAGCTGATGCCATGGCGGGCAGCTTCCTGAGCCAACAGGTGTTCAGACCCGCCCCTGGATGCCGACGAGGCTGCGCTCACCCAGGGCAGCCAGTTCCATCCGAAACACAGATGGAGAAGTGTCCGGTGTGGACTGTGACTGAGAGCAGCCTCTTGGCACCTGAGGACCAAGACAGCTGTGGAGACAGGCCACATTCTACTggagaggggatgtgagggagtaAAAGACAGTTATACCTCACCTGAGCACCACAAAATTCCTCAGGAAAATGATCCTTTTAGAGAGTACATAGTTAATATGTGTTTATTGTAGAAAAACCAGAagatgtaaaaaaattaaaactgcctACAATTCAACCACCCCACTAACATTTTCATGTATATCCTTCCAGACAGTTTTCCAAGGAGGTGTATGGTATTCTTACAAAATGGGATTCTTCTCTATATGCTTTggacattattttaatttaaagaatattGTCAAACCACAGACACCTAACTCAACCAGTGAAATTAATAAAGATTCCAAAACAGCATTCTTCTTTTCCCAGAAAACTGACCAGTCTGCTACCACTATGCTGGGTACTTGAAGATCTCTTATTTAATTCCACAAGGAAAATATGAAAGCAGCAGATGAGCTATATGCACATTTGGGTAAAGAAGCCGAAATTCTGTAGATGGGAATTCAGGGAGATTAAAAAAGGAAGGATATTTTTTCTGGCAAAAGAGGacttagaaaaactaaaaaaaaaaaaaaaaaatccataaccCATGCTAGAGCCTGCCTCCTGACAGAACAAGATTCTTTATCAGGTCATTATTTGCCATTATTGAATGAGGAAAACGAAGTAACATAGGGCCTGTTAAAACCATCCCTTctggaagacccaacacagtATTGAGGTATAAAGAAACATCTGGGCACATTCCTAGACCAAACACAGTTCTTTTGCACAAAAGGGTCAAAATTGGGCACATGAGTGTGAAAGTCACTGAGGAAGACACCACTGATTTCAAGACAGAGATACATTCATGAAGCTTTATTGCAGCTGTTTCCCTCACCAGGATGAAGCGACCAGGCACTTGAACCTGCAGTCTTATTTACATTCTCAAAGTTACTGACAAAGCTCGGTAACTCTAGATACCAAGCTGTTAAAGGCTCCCTTTTTATACCAATAGTGAAGATGCTTCTTAAGAAAAATTTAACCTTGTCAATGGCAGTGGTTCCCATAATTAAAACAGTTGCAAACAGCATAAAGTGCAGCTGCCAAAAAGTAACAAAAGATGCAAACAAAACAGATTCAAGTTGTTGCTCAGAGAGCACCGTGATACACTCTGAGATGACAAAGTTCCAGAGTAAAACAATGATGTAAATGGAGGTGTGGCAAAAATCAGACAATCTTTGCAGAGAAACATTACATTCTTGACCTTGGGCCTGGACACATGAAGTCTGAGGTGGCGGATTCTCCCCACTGGACGTTTTGGAAGCACCGTGGCCAAAACAGACATGACCTGGTACCATGACTACTTTCTTTGGGCTTCTAGGAGCCCACTGTATCCACATCCCCATCACACGGCATTGTGGTGGGAGAGGAGCACGGTCTTAACTACTCTAGGAATTAGGGTCAACTTGATTATCtactgggggtgggagagggatgaCAAAGCAGAACAGCAGACGTTCCAAACGCCTGTCACCCTAGTGTCAACAGAGGAGCACCTGGTTACACAGTGGACGGTGGCAGCACCCCCAAGATGCTGGGGGTGATCTTCTGCCCTGCGGTCTGAGCTCCTCCCCGCTCACTCTTGCTCTGACCCAGAGCCAAGGCTGGCTCCCCACGCCCAGGCTGCCAGGGAGGCTTCTGTAAGGGTATGGTGAAGTATAGGATGTCAGGGCTCACGACTGCACTCCCCGTGGCCCTGCCTCTGGCAGCCGCTGGATTTAGCTCTAACTCCAGACTCTGTTTAGCTCAGGAGCACTGCTCAACCACAGTGGTGGCTACTCCACTGCTGGAGGTAGAGACACAAAGGGAACCTGGAATTCACTGGGTAAATCACTTTGTCTCAGCATAGGCAGCCAGTCTTTGCCCTGAAACTCATCAAATGCACTGAACTGGCAAAAATGAAGCCCCAACTTGAGCAGCCCTGAGGGTGGTTCCTCCGATGGCCTCCGATCAGCACCCAAGACAGCGGCagaggtcgggggaggggagctgCTTTCTCCAGGCTGGGCAGTGGTGGAACCCTCAGGGAGGGGGCAGTGAGCACTCAGGAGAGAAAGAAACCCACATGGGCTGGAGCCACAGCTGACCCAGAGGACAGCCTGGTTTGGGGAGTCCCTCTGCTACTGGAGCTAGGGGGTCTCCTATAAGACAGTTTTATGCCCCATTTCAGAGGAGGCCAGCACCCTCAGATCTTTTCAACAAATCAATCAGGCCTCTCATTGAAGAGCTTGAGCCCCTTCGTGGCCCTCCTATACTGTTGACCCCAACCTGGCAGTTTAGGGGGGGCTAAAAGGGTGAGGGGAGGTGCCTTTCACTAATGTTGCAATCACTCAAGGAAAGCTAGCCTCAAATTCAGGGTGATGGGCACCTCCTCAGAGGACCGGGATTTCACATACTGGTTTTAACCACGGCTGTTCATGACAACCCTAACTGCAAATTCCAGTGTGCGCCTTTGTcttatttccaaattttaaaaaaaaacaatcttatGTCATAAGAGTTCAAAGTACTTTAAAAAGCTGTTAATTCTAAGAAAATAGACTGCTAAAGAAGAAAGTCTTTGATTATATTAAAAAGAGGCAAGGCAGCGTTTTCCATAGCTCATGTTAATAAAGTCTGCCTAATACCTGTTCCTCTGGATAAAAATGACTTAGTATGTGCGTACATTCAAGATATAAAAAGCACTAGCTGTCGCTCCATTTGTAGACCTGTATGATCAAATTCCCTAAATTAATTgcgctgggggaggagggaaaggggatggggaggggcttTTTGTAAACAATTGAGAGCAGACATTCACATTGAGTCACTTGGGAAAAGCTGGGCTTTGGCTTTTTTGGCCTCTTCCTGGGTGCCAGCTGTATTCCACTCCAATTTCCGAGGTGTTATAAGCGGGGCTACAACGTCACCATCCTGTCAAAGACAGAGTAACTAGGAATAGAGAAAAAAGCCAGTTCTCGTGGTTTTGAGCGAATGTCTCAGGCACACATATCCTCGTCCTACAGACAGCCTGCTTCTGGACAGACTTATCCTTGGGAAACCCTGGATGGTGTACATGCTTAATTAGAGACACacggtcctgggaagggaagagctTTCAGAGCAAAAGCCACCACGCCAGTTCTTTTCACAGATGGCCAGAAGCAGCACGTGGCCCGGCTCGGCGACCCCTTCCCTTCATGCAGCTTCCGGGGACGCACTTGTGTCAGGAGCTGCTCTTGTGTCCTGGTTTTCCAGGGAAAGATGGAATGTGCTGGACCCTTGCTGGACCCTCTTTCTTAGTCTCCCCTGTAACAAATGGCCCAGGTCTACAGGATGGCAAAAAGGGGGAAAGATAGTGTGTGCCTGTGGAACTTGACCTTTGCTCCATAATCAAAGCTGTCACTTTGGCCTCAGCCTCCTAGATTCCACCCAAAACGAGGGCTGGTGTCAAAGTGAGACGACACTACGACTGGAAATCAGGGAGTGTAAGAAGCTAGGCCCTCCAACGCCTGACTCTATCCTGAACTGGTTTTGAACCCGTGGCTGGATACTCTAGGCTACATGAGGGTATAGGACTGTCAGAGGCTTTACTGCACGAGGAAGAGAAGGCTCGTGGAGAACACTGTGGGCCTCACATGCCTACCTGCTCTCAGAtctgctctctgcctccctctgcccTGCTCTGCATAACAGGAGCTGCTCTTGTGAACCACATCTCCCAGCTCCCCTGCCTACTGGCCTCTAGTCAGGTTGGGCTAGTGGGAGGCACTGGTGGGAGACTGGAAGAGGGGTGGGCTGAGAAGTCAAGGTGCTTCTCCTATGAGCCCTCTGGTCGGGTACAGTGGCCGTGACTCTGCTGTAAACACTGACTTGAATGTGTCACTTTTCCTGCTTAAAACACCCATTGCTCCGGAGCTCCTGGCTTATAGGACTATGCACAGAGCCCAGATCTCACCCCTAAATGCACCTCGTTTTCTGTCACCTTCCAGTCCCCCACTCCCTTTATCCAGCTGACTCCTCATCcatccttcaggtctcagcttccaagccctttttaaaaaaattaattaacttttggttgcgctgggtcttcgttgctgcacacgggctttctctacttgtggcgGGTGGGGTccactctccagctgcagtggacgggcttctcattgtggtggcttctctagttgtggagtgtGGGCTCTAGTAATTGGGGTACTGGCTCAGTAATTGGGGTGCACGGGCTTACTTGCCCCATGGTACGTGAgatcctcccaggccagggactgaacccgtgtcccctgcattggcaggtggattcttaaccacaggatcaccagggaagtctttccaAGTCCTTCTTTAAATGAGTCTTTCCGAACCAACCAACTCTGGCATAAACCCTTCACCTTTTTGCTCCTCTAAGACTGTACACACTGTTCCAACCCCAAAGTACTTATGCACTACTGTGATTATTATTTACTCGAATTTTTATTGTCCCCAACTAGAGTGAGACCCTTGGGAACTGTCTCAGATACTGTTTCAAGCCTGGTCCCGGACACAGGACCTGGGGGAACACTCATTCCCTGAATGAATGTATCAGGACTTAGGGTCCAACTTGAGTAGCTGAACTTGAGTAGCCTCTTGTCTCTCTGTTTCCAGTCTCTCCACGTGCCAGTCTATCTGTCGCTCGAGTCTTCCTTTCTCATCAGGGGTTTAGTCTCCTTGGAAGCTATAGTTCTTAAGATGGACATACTTCCTATATTCCCACAGGTCTAGCTAGAGATAAAAGcccagaagtaaataaataataattacatcagggacttccctggtggtataatggacaagaatctgcttgccaatacaggggacatggggttcaatccctggaccgggctggaagatcccacataccacggagcaactgaacccatgcaccacaactactgagcgggTGCATCACAACTCCCGAAGCCTGGGCACCTAGCGCCTGCACtccacaacagaagccactgcagtgagaagcctgtgcgctgcaacgaagagtagcccctgctcactgcaactagagaacaccTATGCACAGCgaggaaggcccagtgcagccaaaaataaatcaataaaattaaatttaaaaacacataaataagATTGTTAAAAGAAAATAGTTAAAGCAGCACAGTAAGTCTTGAATACTCTCTCCTGACTGTGCATAAGAATAACTCTTAGCTGATTACCAGTGCTTCTGCACAATCAAGCCGATTCTTTCTGTTTCCCCCGTCACCTCAACAATAAGACTTTTCTCCTCCAGTCAGACTAGTCTCTTCATAGCTCCCAAACACACCCGACTTGTTCCAGTTTCGTTTCGGTGTAGCTCTCATTTTTCTCTGCTACTCATCCAAACACAATCCAGCTTTCGGATCTGGAAGAATCCTCCCTCCTACCTGACAGCTCTCTCAACGCTGAATACTAAAAGACTTCCCTGTGTCCCTCCCTCTGGCATTTGACAAAGATCTGATATACTGGGCTACTCTTTCACATCtaatctttcatttttgtttccttcagtaTCCAATGCTTGGGGGGAAAAGCAGGTAGGGTGCTGTGACAGAGAGTACTAGACCAGGAAGCAGAACGCTGCTTCCGACCTACCTACCAATCATTTGTTCAATCAACAGCTATCAATGTTCTCTGTGACAGGCACCCACCACATGCAGGTCAATAAAGGACCATTTCAACGACATTCTCTATGGGATTGGCAACTAGTGAATTTAAATAGGTTACAAGTTTGGGAATGCTGAGTTTACTCAGCATTGGGAAAGTGATTTTACTAATAAAGTGAGCAGGAATTAACCAGGTTTAGGTAGGAAACCAAAGAATtacaggcagaagaaacagctcTGAGGCACAAAGGACAGAAACTTGTCTGCTAGTTTTAGTAACACTGAAGTCACTGGTGGTCTTAGTGAGAGTAGATTTAATACAGGCCGAGACCTTGGAGATATTTCAATACATGCAAAGTACAATAAAGTGACTGGCAAAACTACCAgggtgtaaaacagacagctagtgggaagctgctgtagagcacagggagttaagctcagtgctctgtgatggcctaggcAGGTGCGATGGGGGTGagcgggagggaggctccagagacAGGATTTACGTTTACACAGAGCTGATTcacgctgttgtacagcagaaactaacacagcattgtaaagcaattatactccaactttAAAACTAATTAAATCAAAAGATTAAAAGGGAAGCTTAATGTggaaaaactttttttcccccccaaatcaaGTCAAAtgactattattttctttttgttttatattggagtacagttgattaacaatgctatgtcagtttcaggtgtacagcaaagtgattctgttatgcATAAATATGTatctattcattttcaaattcctttcccatttaagttgttactaatactgagcagagttccctgtgctatacagaaggtcccAGGTCTTTGCTGGTTATCCATCTCAAATATGGCAGTGTGTTCatgtcaaccccaaactccctaactattcctgtCCGCCCCCATCCTTCACCCATGGTAACCAAAAGttctctaagtttgtgagtctggTTCTAtcttgtaagtaagttcatcaaACGACCATCATTTAAATGAGAACTTCTCAGAGGGAAGTAAAGATTGCTTGtggtttttacttaaaaatttctaTGACGTATGTGAATGATAAGTCACCCACCTGTGGCTTGGTGAAGTTACTGATTAAACACCAATGGACGAAATGCTGTCGTGCAGCAAACAGAGTCTTTTCATCTGTCTTCTTACAGTAAACTCGAATCAGCTGCTCAGCAAATCTCTCTGGCAAAAGCTGAGAAacctttttaaagaaggaaagattTCACTGTCACTTTGAATTCACATGCTGAGGAGAGATCAGCTGTTCCTAAGCTCTGTGCTCGATGTGGTATTAAACGCACCACGTTGTCTTGTTATTTTATACCAAAGATAATCCAAAGAAAAGAATTCAGGGTAACTGTCATGCTGCAAGATGTCCCATAATTTTATGTCCATTAATAAAAGACAAAAGGTTTGCATGATGTAATTATATGAAGACTACAGACTCTCTCACGGAAGATACACAAATAAGCACATTTAGATTAGATGACTTCAACCATATGATATTCCTGTCCCACCAGACTTATAAATTACCTTCTAAACCAAAAAAAGAGGTTTCTTCAAGTTCAGCAAACAGGAAAAACTGGCTGTTAAAATGGTCTAGTCTACGAAAATCAtgtatactttaatttaaaaaatatgtttctgtttcttttttaaaaactgtatacaTTGACTTCAGAGCCTAACCTGCATGTAAAATGCAACTTTACTACAAAGATTTGCCAAATGCCACTATAAGTAGTTACCTGGTTTTTAGTAATCATGATTGCCTTGCTGAGGTCACTCTTACAATAGAAGCGAACATGATCAATAGGATTCTTGTCTTCCATCCCATAATCCATGTTGATAACCTTAATACAAGCAATAAATGAGCGATCATGTACATAACAGCAATGAGAATTAAATTCAGGACTGCGAGGGCATCACAAGAAATGAAGCTGCACTCTGGAGAAGTAGGAGGCCTGCTGGAGTGGCTCATCGTGGAGCAAAAGTAGTCCTGGTGCACGACCCATGTCCTGGTGCACGACCCATATCCTGGTGCATGACCCATAGGGATT
This portion of the Ovis canadensis isolate MfBH-ARS-UI-01 breed Bighorn chromosome 13, ARS-UI_OviCan_v2, whole genome shotgun sequence genome encodes:
- the TLDC2 gene encoding TLD domain-containing protein 2 isoform X2, whose protein sequence is MRSLRWRYTRLPSQVEDALSGEEDKEEEEEKEEETTPAPAPVPERPVVPQLAGASQVLGASEMSQLSLHLPPRVTGYSWSLAFCTSRDGFSLQSLYRQMKGHSGPVLLVLRDQDGQVFKWTGSNSFFVKGDLDSLMMGCGSGHFGLWLDGDLYRGGSHPCATFNNEVLARQEQFCINELEAWVLS
- the TLDC2 gene encoding TLD domain-containing protein 2 isoform X3 — translated: MRSLRWRYTRLPSQVEDALSGEEDKEEEEEKEEETTPAPAPVPERPVVPQLAGASQVLGASEMSQLSLHLPPRVTGYSWSLAFCTSRDGFSLQSLYRQMKGHSGPVLLVLRDQDGQMFGAFSSSALRLSKGFYGTGETFLFSFSPQLKVFKWTGSNSFFVKGDLDSLMMGCGRSSSASTSWRPGS
- the TLDC2 gene encoding TLD domain-containing protein 2 isoform X1, yielding MRSLRWRYTRLPSQVEDALSGEEDKEEEEEKEEETTPAPAPVPERPVVPQLAGASQVLGASEMSQLSLHLPPRVTGYSWSLAFCTSRDGFSLQSLYRQMKGHSGPVLLVLRDQDGQMFGAFSSSALRLSKGFYGTGETFLFSFSPQLKVFKWTGSNSFFVKGDLDSLMMGCGSGHFGLWLDGDLYRGGSHPCATFNNEVLARQEQFCINELEAWVLS